In Vicia villosa cultivar HV-30 ecotype Madison, WI unplaced genomic scaffold, Vvil1.0 ctg.001702F_1_1, whole genome shotgun sequence, one genomic interval encodes:
- the LOC131636359 gene encoding VQ motif-containing protein 25-like: MDNKLRNPSYTSIVNSNKPKTLALHRDSHTISKIKPKIRIIHIFAPEIIKTDAENFRELVQKLTGKPSEDKKNFKKKTRVIEESSRSTSSGSGLSSEDCPRKELLSNGGFWGLDVTMDRVIKEEVRDESCGGYLGGFSDLEGFISEINGGFPLFPLDASHNMQGFEQYHQHQHL, translated from the coding sequence ATGGATAACAAGCTTAGAAACCCTAGCTATACAAGCATAGTCAATTCAAACAAACCTAAAACCCTTGCTTTGCATAGGGACTCTCACACAATATCAAAGATCAAACCAAAGATAAGAATAATTCACATATTTGCACCTGAGATAATCAAAACCGATGCTGAGAATTTTAGGGAGCTTGTGCAGAAGTTAACCGGGAAACCAAGTGAAgacaaaaagaatttcaagaagaagacaaGGGTAattgaagaatcttcaaggagcactAGTAGTGGAAGTGGTTTATCATCAGAGGATTGTCCAAGAAAGGAGTTGTTGAGCAATGGTGGATTTTGGGGGTTGGATGTGACAATGGATAGAGTGATCAAAGAAGAAGTAAGAGACGAGAGCTGTGGTGGGTATTTAGGTGGGTTTTCTGATTTGGAAGGGTTTATTTCAGAGATTAATGGTGGATTTCCTTTGTTTCCTTTGGATGCTAGTCACAATATGCAAGGGTTTGAACAATACCATCAACATCAACATCTATAG